In the Littorina saxatilis isolate snail1 unplaced genomic scaffold, US_GU_Lsax_2.0 scaffold_366, whole genome shotgun sequence genome, gttatggaattcactcccctttctattacgtcactctccatacatttcatcttttaagtccaatttgaaaactcacttgttccaacaacattacggatagttccttaggccaaacaaaaaaatagtctgtttacggtaacatcggcccaaaaaatagggtcggtaggtcgggattttttttttctccaaaaaacatcaaattattttgccaaaaaacaaactttgttttaaaattttgattttttttttctttccccaaatgccaaaaaaaagtctagggtcgcgcaaaaaaatagggtcggtcgggataccgtaaacagacttattttttttggccttagcatagagtctggggatgtgagatgtgcatgatgtgttgtttgaatctgacagtgattgtatgaattttttatacacgtattgttgtcacgcgctttgaacttctgataaggcgctttataaatgcccgttattattattattattataagtagatacacacttgtaaacttatgttagttttcacacgtgagcatgaagtgcctttatgaggaatgtatagtggcttgcaatattgaatttgagggatgtttgcagttatgTAATATATTAGCACAGCTCTGTTTTCTTCAGGGTTCcgtgagaacagtgaaattctcctttgaggactgaaaaatatcttggataATTGCTCTTaattgggggggtggggggggggggggggggagatttaaaacataagtacattcacatgtgtttttcattttcactgtgtaaaggtggggaggtccttctctacttgtttctttgttttcccattgacatatatttttgttcttgtctatattttttacataggtgctgtcctcatccccagccgactgtttccgctgaagccgtgaaggatgcttcttcatgtaggcgtggacatctttttcgtcgccgtgcaaggcttccagttccagtaccatataattttgtgaatactctggggacctgtcatcaactttggaaggacgctttattttaacactttgtaccccatctatgttgaccaagattttttaagccgagaccagctgtgctgcagcaggtcactcagaattgtagaaactgtatcaacaggctagaatcctggcgttagatcaacgttacaggaagcgactgaagctaacagtctaagcaggatgcggatatgtgccgaatgataacagatgcaatgtacatagtgactgtgtgtacctgggagacaaggagttaagaccacatctgaactgaggatttagtctctccataatcaaacgctgaagaagatttcagaatgaactttgttagataaattatggttgttatgatcgtcacattttaggtcccccccttccccccttttcaaacttccccgcttttcagaccttacatttttggattttctgttcacaacctgttgtacatttacctagatattaagcagatttcctcctttttaagaccagcttattttttttattcttggaggcctgaaaagggtgtttggaaggacactgtatttgtttgttcgaaattcagaattcaaataattcttcatcaacgagttattactgcctcaccatagcagttaggccagtcttactaactcttacttttattaatgtgccgtgatgcaaagacgttgagcagttttcagatgtttatgaatctagggctttcaaaatttactgacatacaatacaatacaatacaataaaataactttattaatctctaaaagagaaattgcattgctgagcttttgtgtccgtaataataacatacataaaacattcaaaaataaacatttgttctttgtcatgcatacattcttgtgttcttatacatttcttcatgttggactccatgactccatgacatccaaacatgaagttcagttacccctttttgagtcacttgagaaaaagtgactctatgtaatcggtcagtgttagtctgtccggccggccgtccggccggccggccgtccgtagacaccaccttaacgttggacttttctcggaaactatcaaagcgatcgggctcatattttgtttagtcgtgacctccaatgacctctacactttaacgatggtttcgttgacctttgacctttttcaaggtcacaggtcagcgtcaaaggaaaaattagacattttatatctttgacaaagttcatcggatgtgattgaaactttgtaggattattctttacatcaaagtatttacatctgtagccttttacgaacgttatcagaaaaacaagggagataactagccttttctgttcggcaacacacaacttaacgttgggcttttctcggaaactataaaagtgaccgggctcaaattttatgtgaacgtgactcattgtgttgtgaatagcaatttcttcctgtccatctgatgcctcatataatattcagaactgcgaaagtgactcgatcgagcgtttgctcttcttgttaactttgaaggtcacattgtgggcgaatttttagcaaaaagttggaacatggtatgactgttcttactcacaagggaagtgattttgttatttactgattttcattgtgtgtttgactggtcccaatttttgtaaggaccgtctcaggaatgtatagaacctgttcaccaagtttggtgacgatcggtccgttcattcttgagatctatatgcgaacacaaacacacaaacaaacaaacacatccagtgaaacctatacacacccctataccgggggtgtaaagaagagggatgggtaggagttgtgcagaaattaaagttgtccggcttgtggagcattgattctggtttgcccaaagcggcctgaacgttcaatgaacgagtgtgcTCTGgaaaaaaatgttcctgttcaaatctagagaatactgtctgtctccatttagaaggtgggggaggtgaatactgTTGTTAtggaacattttcaatcctgtttgattgcacttcgcctcccgaggtgatcgtagtgtttaggcactcggttacagtgaaataaagcctgactcgtcgtacagttgttgatggcttgaaccgcggactgctccaacaatggtcttcatcttcaaagcttcatctttggcgggaagtgatgtctgaagaggttgattttgtgtgttagtgtgtgtgtgtgtgtgtgtgtgtgtgtgttggggcggggatatagctcagttggtagcgcgctggatttgtattcagttggccgctgtcagctcaagttcgatcccaggttcggcggaaatttatttcacagagtcaactttgtgtgcagactctcttcggtgtccgaaccaccccccgtgtatactacattgggtgtgcacgttaaagatcccacgattgacaaaagggtctttcctggcaaaattgcttaggcatagttaataattgtctaccatacccgtgtgacttggaataaggccgtgaaaggtaaatatgcgccgatatggctgcaatctactggccgtataaaatttcatctcacacggcatcactgcagagcgcctagaactgtacccacggaatatgcgcgatataagcgtcattgattgattgattgattggtgtatgtgcgtgtgtgtgtctgtgtgtgtgtgtgtgtgtgtgtgtgtgtgtgagagagagagaaggggggggggggagttttgtgcaataacgcatcctttgaacacgtctatgacaaatgaccaaaatatcgtttttctagctaaggacccgctcctgctaagggtatagtacctagtaaacgcccaccccccacttttgggcaaaactggtacatagggtgggtgggcgtatacaatGTAGTTAACGGTAATATCATTTGTTAACcatcaattaaaaaaacaacccactaATTCTCGCCTAAAactaatttttttaatcaattttgatattacaaatacaacgtactcttttgcacacgaagaaaataaacaaaaacaaacaaaattaatgacaaagagtaaaaaaaaaaaaaggtaggcCAGATGGCGATTCGAACTCGACAcaatcgcgcatcaggcgaattcgataaccgctcggctacggaatcagacaccaatttctcgccactgtaatgcattaaacaagacgcAAGCACGCTTTCGCAACACGCCGTAAGGATCGAGCATCGGtgtgaaatctttcgcgagcagaagctcgtatttgaccgcaatgcatcggtgcttaagtgtgtgtgtctgcgtgtgtgcggtatatgtgtgtaagtgtgtgtgcgtgtgcgtgcgatGTCATCCCATCATGTGTAGCGATGATTTGTGGTTGTAGCTGATAACGTTCGCTTTATTTGACCTGTGCattgtgtacgtgattgtgTTTCTATTTATTTGAAGATTTTTTAAATGTGAATTGTTGCTATAATGAAGAGTATTACATTGAAGattgattgtaaggcgcttagaactattgtATGATctgcgccatataaatacccgtattattattattagtagtagtatttTGAACGAAAGTTATGGCGATTTAAAGTTAATGAATATCTATTTAGAAACGATTCCAAAGCAATCAATACCACAACGAAAAGAAGTATAAAAATTGCCTTCATTGATGATTTTTTTCCTAACTTCCGAGGAAACCCCATGGAAATTAACCAAAAATGGTTGATAGGTGTGTTTTGGAGTTTTGACACTTTGATCTACACTGCCcaaaatatactgttcaaaaaaagaaacgcatagcttgtaatatttggttaatttagttatatggctacaaggatatccaccaaactgcagaaaaggtttatctggtcgtcgaccttttgtccattgccacaagtgagctctgcacgtgacgcatgcgttatcagtggctacaatgtcaaaattgctcatttggcatgaccactcgtcatgcttcagtgtaatctcgtgaaactcggggaatattgagctctcaccatgtcttccaaaacccataaaagcggattgttcgccacaaagaaatcagacgacaattcagcgacgaaagatggcccgattgagcagagaaggccgccaaattgcattgggtcgtttacaagcaggccaaagtcaaagtgcaatcgccaggcacttccacgtgtcccagagcaccatcagtagactgtgggtcaggtttcaagccactggctccgttgctgacttgccacgagcgggaagaccaagggcgacaactgctgctcacgaccgcttcatacggctccgccacctccggaatcgtttcctgtcggcctcatcttctgtccaggctctccccgggccacaccgattatcggaccagaccgtgcggaaccgcctgcatgaagctggtttgagagctcgcagacctcacagaggagctgtcctcacccgccgccatcgccagaaccgagtgcagtggggcaaccagcaccttcgctggaccgtctggaatcactggagacacgtgtggttcagcgacgagtcctacttcctgctccagcgacatgatggtcggaggagggtctaccggagagtaaacgaacgttacgcgcccaactgtgtggatgaggcacccgttcatggtggtggaggcgtcatggtgtggggggcgatcaataccgctggaaggagcaccctggtgcacgtccaagggcgcataactgtccagcgatacgtggaggaaattctgcgcccacacgcccttcctcttctggctgaccaggatgccatattccagcaggacaacgctcgcccgcacacagcacgactcaccacccagttcctcaccgaccaccatgtccaggtgcttccctggccatccatgtcgccagacatgaacccgatagaacacctctgggatgaattggacagacgtgtgcgcaggcgagaagaagcgccggcaaatcaccgcgatctattgcaggcacttcaggaggagtgggacatcatcccacagcaagatatccggcatctgatccagtccatgcccagaaggtgccgggcagttgttgctgctcaaggcagtcacaccccctactgacttgacagcctcggcacccaatcgtattgattgactgattgatttgaagatgcaaatgaactgtgtgtgcattcaactgtgtccataccaaatttcaaacaaataatctaaatattggattttctgttaattttttcgacaaataaaacaaatgtggcaagtagcaactatgcgtttctttttttgaacagtataagtCAAGGACCAAAAGCCATTTTTCGATCCCAACGTTTATTGTGCAAAAATCACAAAAATCGGCGACAATGACCCTCTACGCTTTGTGGTCGTCTTGACAGCTTCCCTGCCTTCGCTGTGACAGCAAAAACCGGTACTCAGACTGTGCAGGCGAGCAAAGAATCCGCAATATTGCGAAAAACGCACGTGAAAGTAACCCTCCTGCAGAGCTCAGCACAGGTGATTTTGCCCCAATCAATCTTTTTCACGTGAACCATTGGTCCTCTGAGAGTGAACTGTCGTCACCAGAAATGCTTTATAAGCCCAGGCAAAATCAGTGACAGCAGGCCACCAAACAACCATGCCTCCAAGACGTCATCTGAACCTTGTCGACCGCGGACGAGCTCTAGCCTGGGTTCAAGAGGGTATCCGGCTCCGAGAGATTGCTGCAAGACTTGGCTGCTCCCATTCCGTCATCGTGAGGCTGCGGCAGCGCTTTCTGGCCACTGGAAGTGTGGAAACCAGACCCCGGTCTGGGCGCCCTCGAAGCACCTCACAACGTCAAGA is a window encoding:
- the LOC138955299 gene encoding uncharacterized protein gives rise to the protein MPPRRHLNLVDRGRALAWVQEGIRLREIAARLGCSHSVIVRLRQRFLATGSVETRPRSGRPRSTSQRQDRTITRQALQTRTTTASTIRRRLRVATNTDINEHYETAFMTRRCTQGVNLAAFY